The Tenrec ecaudatus isolate mTenEca1 chromosome 14, mTenEca1.hap1, whole genome shotgun sequence genome contains a region encoding:
- the LOC142425401 gene encoding small ribosomal subunit protein eS6-like, with translation MKLNISFPATGCQKLIEVDDERKLRTFYEKRMATEVAAEALGDEWKGYVVRISGGSDKQGFPMKQGVLTHGPVRLLLSKGHSCYRPRRTGERKRKSVRGCIVDANLSVLNLVIVKKGEKDIPGLTDITVPRRLGPKSASRIRKLFNLSKEDDVRQYVVRKPLNKEGKKPRTKAPKIQRLVTPRGLQRKRRRIALKKQRTKKNEEEAAKYAKLLAKRTKEAKEKRQEQIAKRRRLSSLRASTSKSESSQK, from the coding sequence ATGAAGCTGAACAtctccttcccagccactggctgCCAGAAACTCATTGAAGTGGATGATGAACGCAAACTTCGAACCTTTTATGAGAAGCGAATGGCCACGGAGGTCGCCGCGGAGGCGCTGGGCGATGAATGGAAGGGCTATGTCGTCCGCATCAGTGGCGGGAGTGACAAGCAAGGTTTTCCCATGAAGCAAGGTGTCttgacccatggccctgtccgCCTGCTGCTGAGTAAGGGGCACTCCTGCTACAGACCACGGAGAACTGGGGAGAGGAAGCGCAAATCTGTCCGGGGCTGCATTGTGGATGCCAATCTGAGCGTTCTCAACTTGGTTATTgtaaagaaaggggagaaagatATCCCAGGACTGACAGACATAACTGTGCCTCGTCGCCTGGGGCCCAAAAGTGCCAGCAGAATCCGCAAACTCTTCAATCTCTCTAAAGAAGATGACGTCCGCCAGTACGTTGTGAGAAAGCCACTGAACAAAGAGGGCAAGAAACCTAGGACCAAAGCGCCCAAGATTCAGCGTCTTGTGACTCCGCGGGGCCTGCAGCGCAAGCGCCGGCGCATTGCCCTGAAGAAGCAGCGCACCAAGAAAAACGAGGAGGAGGCCGCCAAATATGCCAAGCTTTTGGCCAAGAGAACGAAGGAGGCCAAGGAGAAGCggcaggagcagattgccaagcGACGGAGGCTGTCCTCGCTGAGGGCTTCTACCTCCAAGTCTGAGTCCAGTCAGAAATGA